Part of the Drosophila pseudoobscura strain MV-25-SWS-2005 chromosome 2, UCI_Dpse_MV25, whole genome shotgun sequence genome, TATGgggacgatgttgctatagcattctccggaaaatttccgcagacgttgtgcgagtgcatgacaagtactctcacgaagaTATCGAGATGGGCAAACAAATGCGGGCTAGGACGAGTCAATcggtctaaaacggaactttTTCACTaagaagtacaaagttccggtaCAGACTCCCCCAAAACTCTGTGGGGAAGCACTAGCTTTTAGCAACAATACCAAGTATCTTGGGGAATGACCCcgtatatagttcggtggatAAACatcgccatcatacgaccaatcatgctctatggagtggtagtatggtggccagccctaGACAAAATAACTTGTCTCCACAGGCTCAgtagagttcaacgcatggcagagctatgcacaACTGGTGGGGTACGCattactccaggggaagccctggataccgTGCTGGACCTCCTTCCCGTAGATCTcttgggaaagaaggtggcaacactttcccctcacagaatgagagaagacaaactgtggaaagcgtccgcggttgggcactcgggaatcctgacgagactcccgcaattacctgAGAGGACAAATTATTGTATCCCTAGTGATCACCACTCTtatcagagagagagcaggtAGCGGTGCCTTTGACTACGTGTAGGCTTCTTACGCAGGAAATATTCGAGCATTCTCGAGATCGATATAGCGATCATCGATCGAAAAAGCGCTTTGCAGTTACCCGAGCGATCGCGGGACACTGGCGGATAGACACTGACGCCTCTAAGCGGTCAATCCCTCACAatgacttctgcaggagttgtaccgacgaggaagaggaggaatcggtctcCCACTTCTTCCGTCATTGCCCAGCTcctggaaatcgtcgtcttcagTTTGGATGGGACTGCCCCTAATTTGCAATAGTGTTGTGTTGCTCATGAgtaagtgaacaaaaaagagttgttcACTTAAGTGAGCAACGAAACATGTTCCTTCCAAACAGTTCttttttgattgtattttgacGTATTTTGAGAATAGTTTTATGTGTAGTGCAGTGTTACgcattaaaaatacaaaatagtAATAAtgtaaaattataattatctTGTCGTGGTCTTCATGTTAAATACTTTTGAGTCATTATGGTTCCCCTGTGAATTATGTACAATTTTAAGTTGCCACAAACAGTTCTTCTAATGCTGGTAAGTTCAATACAAGTatttttctgtctgtctgtctaaaGATGACATTTGATTTATGTGATTACTTCATGCGCGACGCTGTACAAGTCTGGTTTGGGCACCCTCGAGGTACTCCTAAGGCAGAAATAGTTATGCacaattttgttttcttgttacCCATATGATCCTCAATTTGTCCGATATTCATTGAATGAACCACATTAAGACACTGTATCTAGCGTTAGCACCGGATACCGATTTCCTTAGTACAGCTACACCTATTTTAATGCAGTTTATATGCCAGTTATTTCGTCTCGGCTTCATCGCTTCCTTGTCCATCACCAGCCTTGCTAGTCCAAATTACACTTTACCTAAACAACTTTACACAATTACGCGCCTTCatccatatgtatatatatcttaaATTAACAAATGTAACAATATAGTTATTGCTACAGTACcgttatttatattaaaacagaaaaaaaattagtGTGAGGACTACCTTTCAAGTAAAGTTTATTTTCACAATTAAATCGAAACTGCATACTGAAAACTTGGGGATGTTTTTCTAGTTTTAGAAAAATTTGatgcaaatttaatattttggaTGACAcattaattaacaaaaaccCCACACATGCTAGAATCAATATTGCTAATAGCCAAACTGTAAGAAAGAGAAAACAGAATATCTAAATAATAGAATATCACATGCAATTCGATTCTCCAGAATTCACGGACAAAATACATTGAACAGTATATGTTAACtgttttaataataatatttaattacatGGGTACAAAACATATACTTTACTCCgtctttttttaattattaggGCATAATAAATATCCTTCAGCTCAGAAGCAACATTTATAAGCTGATTCAAATTTCAAAGATATTccttaaaaaaaacaataaaaattttatttcacTTGCATGGTCTCAAGAATTAGTCTATTGAAATTGATACTGATGGTTAACGGAAAATTGAAGATGAGTAAATTTAGTTATTGTGGGCGGACCTTTTGTTGAAATTGTAAAATGTTAGTTGTGACTTTATTaatgaaatcaaattcaatttgaatattttttacaAAGGAAActaacattttgttgttgcttttataattttatgtGTAAATATATGATAAATATAATGAAGTGGCGCTCTTGCATTTTATACGCAAATATACTTTAGTATTTGCTTCCatttatgttttaatttttttatttcgatAGTCAATTTTAGAGTCGGTTtgaaaacgaacaaaaatgATCATCCCCACTTTTATCATATTTTACAAAACAAgtggtttttaatttttgtggaACAGTGTCAATTCGGTGTATATTTTCTTCTCGAACAAGTCGTTAACTTGTGATTTGTTTGTAGAATATCTGAATTTTTGTTCGCCTCTTTCTGATTCAACTTTTTATTTATGTTAAATGGCTGACATCTCGACCTCGTCAACTCCATATTTAGATTTTGCTTGACTTCTTATTGCTGATTGTTTGGATTCATTTGTCCATTGACAATGGGTAAAAAATATGGGTGAGCCATAGCTTCGCGAGCGGTGAGTCGGTCAACATGATCGTAACGCAATAGTTTATCAAGAAAGTCTAATGCTTCAGGAGAAACTAGATGTTGGTTGTCGGAATGAACAAATCTTTCCCATCTCTTTCGTGAGTGACGTTGTAAGATGTCGTGAAATCGCGGATCTAGGTCAATATTGTATTTATCTAAATATGCGTAGAGCTCTTCAGTGCCCAACACCTTTGCAATGCGTACCAGTTGGTCATAATTGTCATGACCATGGAAGAACGGCTCTTTTCGAAATATCATCGACGCCAGCATACAACCCAAGGACCACATATCAAGTGAATAGTCGTACATCTGATAATCGACAAGAAGCTCAGGTCCTTTAAAATATCGCGATGCCACCCGCACATTATACTCTTGGCCTGGATGATAAAACTCAGCAAGGCCCCAATCTATAAGGCGTAACTTCCGATTTTCATGGTCTATCATTACATTGTGTGGCTTTACATCTCGATGCATAATGCCCATGCTGTGACAGTAGTCAAGCGCCTTCAGAAGCTCAAACAAATAGTAGCGAATCTCGTAGTCTGTTAGTGTTTGGTAAAGTTGTTTAAAATCCGTGTTATTGACGTGCTCAAATATTAACGCTGGGGTGCGAGAAACTGGATCCTTAACAACTGCTAGCAGTGTTATGATATTTGTTCCACCGCGTAAGTTCTCCAGAATTTTAATTTCACGCTTGatcttcttctttttcacAGGTTTTAGAATTTTGACAACACATTTTTCTGTGGTTGTAATATTAATAGCCTCGAAAACCTCGGAATACTTGCCACGCCCAAGTTTCCGGACCAATTGGTAATCGTCTTGATTGCCCCAATCGACGACATAATTTTCGTAGTCCCAATATTCATCTGGTTTGTGCGCATTCACATCTGTGTATACACGGGCGGCACTTGGTAATGTCATTTCCACTAATGGTTTGTCCTTTCGCTGTACCTCTTCTGCAAACGTTAGTTGTATGGAGAGCCGTGCGGCTTCGTAATATGCCTCAGGTTTGTATTGATTGCTACAAACAACaatattgttattgtttgactgtctgaaagaaaaacatattttttttgtttgttatttgttgtttaaGTATATATCTGATTTTTTGTATGTCCCTAATTTTTACAGAAAAAATTATGTCAGCAATAAAAaacaggaagaggaagttACAACATACTTGGGGACCCGTACGCTCTAactaaaattataataaataatatgaatGCTGTGAGGTATGCGATTAGATTTAGATTCATCATACGCCGACAGAgcactttttatacccgatactcgaaATGGGTATAGGGGtttattagatttgtggtgaaaatggatgtgtgtaacgtccagaaggaagcgatTCCGAtcccataaatatatatattcttgatcagcatcaataaacgagtcgattgagccatgtccgtttgtccgtccctatcatcgcctagtgctcagagactataagagctggagCACCGACATTTTGTATCTAGACTTCTGTGATAGGTCACTGTTATAAGTGTATATTAAAACATC contains:
- the CkIIalpha gene encoding casein kinase II subunit alpha, whose translation is MTLPSAARVYTDVNAHKPDEYWDYENYVVDWGNQDDYQLVRKLGRGKYSEVFEAINITTTEKCVVKILKPVKKKKIKREIKILENLRGGTNIITLLAVVKDPVSRTPALIFEHVNNTDFKQLYQTLTDYEIRYYLFELLKALDYCHSMGIMHRDVKPHNVMIDHENRKLRLIDWGLAEFYHPGQEYNVRVASRYFKGPELLVDYQMYDYSLDMWSLGCMLASMIFRKEPFFHGHDNYDQLVRIAKVLGTEELYAYLDKYNIDLDPRFHDILQRHSRKRWERFVHSDNQHLVSPEALDFLDKLLRYDHVDRLTAREAMAHPYFLPIVNGQMNPNNQQ